In Elephas maximus indicus isolate mEleMax1 chromosome 7, mEleMax1 primary haplotype, whole genome shotgun sequence, the following proteins share a genomic window:
- the LOC126079216 gene encoding LOW QUALITY PROTEIN: olfactory receptor 52A1-like (The sequence of the model RefSeq protein was modified relative to this genomic sequence to represent the inferred CDS: substituted 2 bases at 2 genomic stop codons), with the protein MSISNITIFMPSVLTLVGIPGLESVQCWIGIPFFAMYLIATIENSLLLTIIKSERSLHEPMYIFLGMLGITDIAPATSIMPKMLGIFWFHMPEIYFDSCLLQMWLIHTFQGIESGILLAMALDRYVAICYPLRHAAIFTHQLVIQIGTVVTLRAAILVTPCXILIKCRLKFYHTTVISHSYCEHMAIVKLAAENVXVNKIYGLFVAFIVAGFDLTFITLSYIQIFTTVFRLPQKEERLKAFNTSIAHICVFLQFYLLAFFSFFTHRFGSHIPPYIHILFSSIYLLVPLFLNPLVYGIKTKQIRSHVVKMLSS; encoded by the coding sequence ATGTCCATTTCCAATATCACAATCTTCATGCCCTCTGTGTTGACACTAGTAGGGATCCCAGGCCTAGAATCTGTGCAGTGCTGGATTGGGATTCCATTCTTTGCCATGTACCTCATTGCTACGATTGAAAACTCCTTGCTTCTGACTATCATAAAATCAGAACGCAGCCTCCATGAGCCCATGTACATTTTTCTAGGCATGCTAGGAATCACAGATATTGCACCTGCTACCAGCATTATGCCCAAGATGCTTGGAATCTTCTGGTTTCATATGCCAGAGATCTACTTTGATTCCTGCTTGCTTCAAATGTGGCTCATCCACACATTTCAGGGCATCGAGTCAGGCATCCTGCTGGCCATGGCCCTGGACCGTTATGTTGCCATCTGTTATCCACTGAGGCATGCTGCCATCTTCACCCACCAGCTAGTCATCCAAATAGGTACTGTGGTTACACTCAGGGCTGCCATTCTTGTAACCCCATGCTGAATACTGATAAAGTGCAGGCTTAAGTTTTATCACACAACAGTCATCTCCCACTCCTACTGTGAACATATGGCCATTGTGAAACTAGCTGCAGAAAATGTCTAGGTCAACAAGATCTATGGTTTGTTTGTGGCCTTCATAGTAGCAGGGTTTGACCTCACGTTCATCACCTTGTCCTACATCCAGATATTTACCACAGTTTTCCGTTTGCCCCAGAAGGAGGAGAGGTTGAAAGCATTCAACACCTCTATTGCTCACATCtgtgtcttcctccagttctacCTCTTggccttcttctccttcttcacaCATAGGTTTGGTTCTCATATCCCGCCTTATATCCATATCCTCTTTTCCAGCATTTATTTGCTGGTCCCTCTATTTCTCAATCCACTTGTCTATGGTATAAAGACCAAGCAGATTCGCAGTCATGTGGTGAAAATGTTAAGTTCTTAA